AGCTCCCCACGTCGCGGCCGCGCACGTTGGCCTGGACCACGACGCGCCGCTTCGCCCACTCGCGGTTGATGGTCGAAGGGCCCTCGACGACGGAGATCCTCGCGAGGCGCTCGAGGGGCACGCGCTCGCCGGCGGGGCCGGAGACCAGGATGCGTCCGACGGAGGCGACGTCGGCGCGGTACTCGTCCGCGAGCCGGACCGTGATCGGGAACCGGCGCTCCCCCTCCTGCATCTCGCCGACCTCCCGCGTTCCCAGGGCTTCCACGATGTCGAGGACGTTCCGCGCCGGGATCCCGTGCCGCGCGATGGCCTGCCGGTCCACCTCGATCTGGAGGACCGGCTGTCCGGTGACCTGCTCCGCGAAGACGTCCGCCGCGCCCGGCGTGTCGCGCATCACCTCCTCGATCTCGCGGGACTTGGCCTTGAGGATCGCGAAGTCGTCGCCGAAGAGCTTCACCCCGACGTCCGAGCGGATCCCGGCCACCATCTCGTTCACGCGCATCTCGATCGGCTGGGTGAACACGACGCGCATGCCGGGGAGATTCGCGAGCGCGGCTTCCATCTTCGAGACGAGCTCGTCCTGCGTCCGCGCCTTCTTCCAGCGGCCCGCGTCCGTCAAACGGACGAAGATGTCGGAGAGCTCGACGCCCATGGGATCCGTCGCGACCTCGGCGGTGCCGGTGCGGGTCCAGATCCGGTCGATCTCGTCGGGGAACGCCGCGAGGAGGGTGCGCTCGATGTGGGTTCCGTAGCGAACGGACTCGTCCAGCGACACGCCGGCGAGGCGAATCGTGTTGATGGCGAGCGATCCCTCGCGCAGGCGCGGCACGAATTCCGTCCCGAGCCGCGTGGCGAGGAAGGCCGCGTTCACCACCAGGAATCCCGCCACGACGAGCACGAGCCGCGGACGCCCGAGCGCCCACGCGAGCGAGCTCCGGTAGCGCAGGCGCAGCGACAGGAGAAACCGGTTCTCCGCGCGGACGGTCCCGCGGCGCAGGAAGGTGGCGCAGAGCGCAGGCATCAGCGTGATCGAGAGGAGGAGCGATCCGATCAGCGCGAACATCACCGTCAGCGCCATCGGCCGGAAGAGCTTCCCCTCGATCCCCTCGAGCGCCAGGATCGGGAGGTACACGATCAGGATGATCAGCTCGCCGAAGAGGGTCGGCCGCCGCACTTCGAGCGCGGCCTCCTCGACCACGCGCTCCGCCGGGACGGAGTCGGTGGACTCGCCGAGCCGGCGCACGGTGTTCTCCACCATGATCACGGAGCTGTCCACGATGAGGCCGAAGTCGATCGCCCCCAGGCTCATGAGGCTTCCGGCGATCCCCGCGCGCAGCATGAGGTCGAACGCGAAGAGCATCGAGAGGGGAATGGCCGACGCCACGATGAGGCCGGCCCGCACGTTGCCCAGGAAGACGAAGAGGACGGCGATCACGAGGATCGCTCCCTCGAAGAGGTTCTTCCCCACCGTGTGGAGCACCTGGTCCACGAGCTCCGTCCGGTCGTACACCGGATCCACGTGGACGCCCGCGGGGAGGCTCTTTCGCACCTCCTCGAGCCGCGCGCGCAGGCGGCGCGTCACGTCGTGGCTGTTCTCGTGCATCAGCATGAATCCGAGCCCGAGCACGACCTCGCCCTTCCCGGCCGCGGTCACGGCGCCGCGCCGGATCTCGCGACCCTCGACGACGCGCGCCACGTCCGCGACGCGCGTGGGGATCCCCCCTCGCGCGGCGA
This region of Candidatus Eisenbacteria bacterium genomic DNA includes:
- a CDS encoding CusA/CzcA family heavy metal efflux RND transporter: MLDRVIRWSIRHRRAVIAGSAVLAVLGLFALARLPLDAFPDTTPVQVQINTVAPALAPLEIERQITAPVEQAISGLPGLHEVRSLSKFGLSQVTAIFEDDVDIYLARQVVAERVAGVELAPGIDRPALGPVATGLGEVFHYLVTGAGKSLAELRTVHDWIVKPQMRSVPGVAEVNTWGGDERQIQVVVDPAALEARGLTLAELIEALEQNNANAGGGTVEQAGQAYLVQGIGIVRAPGDVGAIVVAARGGIPTRVADVARVVEGREIRRGAVTAAGKGEVVLGLGFMLMHENSHDVTRRLRARLEEVRKSLPAGVHVDPVYDRTELVDQVLHTVGKNLFEGAILVIAVLFVFLGNVRAGLIVASAIPLSMLFAFDLMLRAGIAGSLMSLGAIDFGLIVDSSVIMVENTVRRLGESTDSVPAERVVEEAALEVRRPTLFGELIILIVYLPILALEGIEGKLFRPMALTVMFALIGSLLLSITLMPALCATFLRRGTVRAENRFLLSLRLRYRSSLAWALGRPRLVLVVAGFLVVNAAFLATRLGTEFVPRLREGSLAINTIRLAGVSLDESVRYGTHIERTLLAAFPDEIDRIWTRTGTAEVATDPMGVELSDIFVRLTDAGRWKKARTQDELVSKMEAALANLPGMRVVFTQPIEMRVNEMVAGIRSDVGVKLFGDDFAILKAKSREIEEVMRDTPGAADVFAEQVTGQPVLQIEVDRQAIARHGIPARNVLDIVEALGTREVGEMQEGERRFPITVRLADEYRADVASVGRILVSGPAGERVPLERLARISVVEGPSTINREWAKRRVVVQANVRGRDVGSYVADVRRGIDERVALPAGYYIRFGGQFEHLERAQRRLLVVIPLALGLIFGLLYLTFRSVPDAARVFVAVPLAVVGGVVALWLRGIPFSISAAIGFIALSGVSVLNALVLVSTLRQMIRSGTPVEEAVPAAAERRLRPVLMTALVASLGFVPMALNTGIGAEVQRPLATVVIGGVVSSTILTLFVLPAIYVLAERRGKRRIEAAEHDEARP